In a genomic window of Cytobacillus sp. FSL H8-0458:
- a CDS encoding penicillin acylase family protein: MEGNIGVQRQPKSKWKKYSLWSIAIIFVLLAAALFMMYGFLSRSMPKTDWEIRIGSISKEVMVNRDGSGVPHILAANERDLFIAQGYVQAQDRLFQMDLSRRQASGRLSEVIGEATVGNDKYFRTLGLRRAAEASYEAYSPEAKQILGWFAEGVNLYIKEVKENGKMPVEFSILGYEPEEWSPVDSLTIGKYMAYDLGGHWESQAFRYYLLQHFPEDKAYELFPSYPEEAPYIIGKNNLNIEESFASVITPPEFNGSNNWVAAGTKTASGKPILADDPHLSLSTPSIWYQMHLESPEMNVSGVIFAGTPGIILGHNKDIAWGVTNTGPDVQDLYIEKRNPSNINEFLFNEKWEKAEVIEEPIKVKGKEPISYKVTITRHGPVISEFAGDSGKDNVLSLQWTALQPSKELEAILKMNKSSDWNQFEQALELFHTPAQNFVFASPDGTIAYKANGKIPIRKKGDGLLPVPGWSDEYEWKGYIPYDQLPKTINPEEGYISTANNRVIGDSYPYHISHDWAQPYRQMRIQEFLNSKDNLTPEDMMALQMDQKNLQAKEFIPMFLHEMKEPSSVLEKEALSILSNWDYNDSKDEAAPLIFNLWMKSISDILFEDQISPQMRKLFKGQKQAVDALLRTAANGKEGIWIEEKGGLQEILSQSLSTAVQEAEDLQGSSPSKWKWGNYHQLAFSHPLSSVKPLNYLFNRQGRIPVGGSSVTVQAAAHKDDGTVNHGGSWRFVIDTQNMNTAYHLVGPGQSGHPLSQWYHDQMNDWAEGNYHKTALTEEKTRHTLLLKP, from the coding sequence ATGGAAGGCAATATTGGGGTCCAGCGCCAGCCAAAATCAAAGTGGAAGAAGTACTCGCTTTGGAGCATCGCTATCATATTCGTGCTATTGGCTGCAGCCTTGTTCATGATGTATGGTTTTTTGTCCCGCTCTATGCCTAAAACAGATTGGGAAATCAGAATAGGCTCCATCTCTAAGGAAGTAATGGTCAATCGCGATGGCAGCGGAGTCCCGCACATACTTGCTGCCAATGAACGGGACCTTTTTATTGCACAGGGCTATGTACAGGCCCAGGATCGTCTTTTTCAGATGGATTTAAGCAGGCGTCAGGCATCGGGAAGATTGAGTGAAGTAATCGGAGAGGCTACGGTTGGAAATGATAAATATTTTAGAACACTTGGTCTGAGAAGGGCTGCAGAAGCATCCTATGAAGCATACTCCCCTGAAGCAAAACAGATTTTAGGCTGGTTTGCGGAAGGAGTAAATCTTTATATTAAAGAGGTTAAAGAAAATGGAAAAATGCCTGTTGAATTTTCCATACTCGGCTATGAACCTGAAGAATGGTCTCCAGTGGATTCGCTCACTATAGGCAAATACATGGCATATGATCTTGGCGGACACTGGGAAAGCCAGGCATTCCGCTATTATCTCCTACAGCATTTTCCGGAAGATAAAGCATATGAACTATTCCCCTCATACCCGGAAGAAGCCCCATACATAATAGGAAAAAACAACTTAAATATTGAGGAAAGCTTTGCATCTGTAATCACGCCTCCTGAATTTAACGGAAGCAATAACTGGGTGGCAGCCGGCACTAAAACGGCATCCGGAAAGCCTATTTTGGCAGATGACCCTCATTTATCACTCAGCACACCTTCCATCTGGTATCAAATGCACCTGGAGTCCCCCGAAATGAATGTCAGCGGTGTCATTTTTGCCGGCACCCCAGGCATCATCCTCGGTCACAATAAAGATATTGCATGGGGAGTAACTAATACAGGACCAGATGTTCAGGATTTGTATATTGAAAAAAGGAATCCCTCCAATATAAATGAGTTTCTATTCAATGAAAAGTGGGAAAAGGCAGAAGTAATAGAAGAACCCATTAAGGTAAAAGGCAAAGAGCCAATTAGCTATAAAGTAACGATTACACGCCACGGACCTGTGATTTCGGAATTTGCTGGAGACAGCGGCAAGGATAACGTTCTTTCTTTGCAATGGACAGCACTTCAGCCTTCAAAAGAGCTGGAAGCCATTCTGAAAATGAATAAATCATCAGACTGGAATCAGTTTGAACAAGCATTGGAGTTATTTCATACACCTGCCCAAAACTTTGTATTTGCTTCTCCGGATGGAACTATAGCTTATAAAGCAAATGGTAAAATCCCCATCAGAAAGAAAGGAGACGGACTGCTACCAGTGCCCGGCTGGTCTGATGAATATGAATGGAAAGGCTACATTCCTTATGACCAGCTGCCTAAAACGATCAATCCCGAAGAAGGCTATATATCAACGGCAAACAATAGGGTGATTGGTGACAGCTACCCTTACCATATCAGTCATGATTGGGCACAGCCGTATAGGCAAATGCGCATTCAGGAATTTCTGAACAGCAAGGATAATCTTACACCTGAAGACATGATGGCACTGCAAATGGATCAAAAAAACCTGCAGGCAAAAGAATTTATCCCAATGTTTCTGCACGAAATGAAAGAGCCATCTTCAGTCCTTGAAAAGGAGGCTTTATCCATCCTGAGTAATTGGGATTATAATGACAGCAAGGATGAAGCAGCCCCTCTCATTTTCAATCTTTGGATGAAAAGCATATCCGATATTCTTTTTGAAGATCAGATCTCACCCCAGATGAGGAAGCTCTTCAAAGGGCAAAAGCAGGCAGTGGATGCATTATTGAGAACTGCAGCAAATGGAAAGGAAGGCATCTGGATTGAAGAAAAGGGGGGATTGCAGGAAATCCTTTCCCAATCATTGAGTACAGCGGTCCAGGAAGCTGAAGATCTTCAAGGAAGCAGCCCGTCTAAGTGGAAATGGGGTAACTATCATCAATTAGCTTTTTCCCATCCGCTTTCAAGTGTAAAACCATTAAACTATTTGTTTAATAGACAGGGACGGATTCCTGTTGGCGGCAGCTCAGTCACTGTTCAGGCGGCAGCCCACAAAGACGATGGCACTGTGAATCATGGAGGCTCCTGGAGATTTGTGATTGATACACAAAACATGAATACTGCCTACCATCTGGTGGGACCAGGGCAATCCGGACATCCTCTAAGCCAGTGGTACCATGATCAGATGAATGACTGGGCAGAAGGGAACTATCATAAAACAGCCCTCACTGAAGAAAAAACCAGACATACACTTTTATTAAAACCTTGA
- a CDS encoding SCO family protein: MKKVYMISAIIVILGIAAGISFFIIRDMTAKIPEHITLLTDDEKVYDFAESDEKLKLVEFIYTHCPDICPTTTQRMNLLKSDLANEGVFGDKVQFITVTIDPYRDTTDVLKRYRSTFEIENDKNWIFLTADPDTLKKDQAEIQELANTFQFQYRDPGDGFYVHSTFVYLLDENNKFIKKFPMGEDFDRNEVFKKIMKQI; this comes from the coding sequence ATGAAAAAAGTATATATGATTTCCGCTATTATTGTAATATTAGGCATAGCTGCCGGCATTTCTTTTTTTATCATACGTGATATGACAGCGAAGATACCTGAACATATTACACTTTTAACCGATGATGAGAAGGTATACGACTTTGCAGAATCTGATGAAAAACTTAAGCTTGTTGAATTTATTTATACGCACTGTCCGGATATATGTCCAACGACTACCCAAAGGATGAATCTCCTGAAAAGTGATCTTGCTAATGAGGGCGTATTTGGTGATAAAGTGCAATTCATTACAGTAACGATCGACCCTTATAGGGACACCACTGATGTTCTAAAAAGATATAGAAGCACCTTTGAAATCGAAAATGATAAGAATTGGATTTTTCTTACTGCTGATCCTGATACACTGAAAAAGGATCAGGCAGAAATTCAGGAGCTCGCAAACACTTTCCAATTTCAATACCGTGATCCCGGTGATGGCTTCTATGTTCATAGCACCTTTGTGTATTTGCTTGACGAGAATAATAAATTTATTAAGAAGTTTCCTATGGGAGAAGATTTTGACAGGAATGAAGTTTTCAAAAAGATAATGAAGCAAATATAA
- a CDS encoding aldehyde dehydrogenase family protein — protein MSQLTAGLKEKVEKFLSGKKKLYINGEFVESKSQKTFDTYNPATGEVLATVFEAGAEDIDLAVKAARKAFDEGKWSKMSASKRSRLMYKLADLMEENSEELAQLETLDNGKPIRETTNADIPLAIEHMRYYAGWSTKIVGQTIPVSGPFFNYTRHEAVGVVGQIIPWNFPLLMAMWKLGAALATGCTVVLKPAEQTPLSALYLAELMDQAGFPPGVINIVPGFGETAGQPLVDHPLVDKIAFTGSTEVGKQIMSNASKTLKRVTLELGGKSPNIILPDADLSKAIPGALNGVMFNQGQVCCAGSRVFIQKKQFDNVVADMASHAKKIKQGAGIHADTEIGPLVSAEQQNRVLGYIEKGLSEGAQLVAGGDKPQEQGYFVSPTIFADVNDEMTIAKEEIFGPVISAMPYDDIDELINRANNSEYGLAAGVWTRDVANAHYVANKLRAGTVWVNCYNAFDAASPFGGYKQSGIGREMGSYALDNYTEVKSVWISMK, from the coding sequence TTTTCGAAGCCGGAGCAGAAGATATTGATCTGGCAGTAAAAGCAGCCCGAAAGGCTTTTGATGAAGGCAAATGGTCTAAAATGAGCGCTTCCAAGCGCAGCCGCCTGATGTACAAGCTTGCTGATCTTATGGAAGAAAACAGTGAAGAATTAGCACAGCTTGAGACATTGGATAATGGAAAGCCAATCCGTGAAACAACAAATGCCGATATTCCTTTGGCAATTGAACATATGCGCTACTATGCAGGCTGGTCTACGAAGATTGTCGGACAGACTATTCCTGTCAGCGGTCCATTCTTCAACTATACCCGCCATGAGGCTGTTGGTGTAGTGGGGCAAATCATCCCTTGGAACTTCCCTCTTCTTATGGCAATGTGGAAGCTGGGTGCTGCCCTTGCAACGGGATGTACGGTTGTTCTTAAACCAGCGGAGCAAACACCTCTTTCCGCTTTATATCTTGCTGAGTTAATGGATCAGGCAGGCTTCCCTCCAGGGGTTATCAATATTGTCCCAGGTTTTGGAGAAACAGCTGGACAGCCGCTTGTTGACCATCCGCTGGTAGATAAAATTGCCTTTACTGGTTCTACTGAAGTAGGTAAACAGATTATGTCCAATGCTTCAAAGACTTTGAAGCGGGTTACGCTTGAGCTTGGCGGCAAGTCTCCGAACATTATCCTGCCGGATGCTGATTTATCAAAGGCAATTCCTGGAGCTCTTAACGGTGTTATGTTCAACCAGGGACAGGTTTGCTGTGCCGGCTCCCGTGTTTTCATTCAGAAAAAGCAGTTTGATAATGTTGTAGCTGACATGGCTTCACACGCAAAAAAAATCAAGCAAGGTGCCGGAATTCATGCTGACACAGAAATTGGCCCGCTTGTTTCTGCTGAGCAGCAAAACCGCGTTCTTGGGTACATTGAAAAAGGCCTAAGTGAAGGTGCTCAGCTTGTAGCAGGAGGAGACAAGCCGCAGGAGCAAGGTTACTTCGTCTCCCCTACTATCTTTGCAGATGTTAATGATGAAATGACAATTGCAAAGGAAGAAATCTTCGGACCGGTTATTTCGGCTATGCCTTATGATGATATTGACGAATTAATTAACCGTGCCAATAACAGCGAATATGGTTTAGCTGCAGGAGTTTGGACTCGTGATGTTGCAAATGCACACTATGTGGCCAATAAACTCCGCGCTGGTACTGTTTGGGTAAACTGCTACAACGCTTTTGATGCTGCATCTCCATTTGGCGGCTATAAGCAATCCGGAATCGGCCGTGAAATGGGCTCATACGCTCTGGATAACTATACTGAAGTTAAGAGTGTCTGGATCTCAATGAAATAA